One segment of Pseudoalteromonas rubra DNA contains the following:
- a CDS encoding TonB-dependent receptor plug domain-containing protein yields MLNTKVTKAVRLALAFGAASTAVIAQSATAQEGAEKVERIEITGSRIKRVDMEGASPVEVISTAEFEGQGRVSVAEALQSVTSNSFGSIIPSSGNSAQSQSTVSLLGAGAGRTLVLIDGKRMGSSPSLNGGGANLSSIPMAAVERIEILKDGASAIYGSDAIAGVINVILKKDFEGVSFDIQVGRPEAEGADSKQMSMAFGVSSDKGNITFVYDHQQRNPIFDRDRSYTAASMEDKNKDGLISIYDETVGISYSGATVKGPNGMLASPKCDELTKNVDGFVGVLDQGSALGGVGGGQVCGYAYADVSANMASTKRDSAMASITYELTDDLELFGRAMFSRNDSFGRYAPAAANWNDMAADNEHNPTGEVTKGYFRWYQLGNRDGEVTDYQQDYTLGLKGAFGDTAEWEVSYHKARLDYRDVGRFYLSKAGLSHNTLNDIALDSEQGIANMRATTYTENQSELDHVFAGIGFEFGELEGGAIAHYVGGEYFDMTLNSRYDAQNEAGLIGGSAGSSGAGERDVTAVFYEVAFPILDNLTLSAAYRYDDYSDFGGEGNPSVKLDYRPIDDLLLRASYSEGFRAPSLKELNAADSTGFPKATDYVFCDQQGIAASDCTEASYEELRQGNKELGPEESSYMNLGVVYSGFENVSIKVDYFELEVENLISLIEVQDLVDLQSAGAYDALVAERPAVKLVRNADGSIDKGYTQYSNGAFMSRKGFDIDVSYKLETAYGDFKFRNVTTLLTEVGEDIYFSGPTINAKKAPEQPELRSQFTVNYAVDNYSVNWTTDLIDNTYQTETKQRLDSGQHVVEYSGTLPTYVTHNLNIKYFSDGYGTFTLGARNLFDKGVVYNNNGFYVDYPLYNAGHIGREIFGGYRISF; encoded by the coding sequence ATGTTGAACACTAAAGTAACTAAGGCCGTGCGTTTAGCACTGGCATTTGGTGCTGCGTCTACGGCTGTGATCGCACAGTCTGCAACTGCTCAGGAAGGTGCTGAAAAAGTAGAACGCATTGAAATCACAGGCTCGCGTATCAAGCGTGTCGACATGGAAGGTGCAAGCCCGGTTGAAGTAATCTCTACCGCTGAATTCGAAGGCCAGGGCCGTGTCTCTGTTGCCGAAGCACTTCAAAGCGTTACTTCTAATAGCTTTGGCTCTATTATCCCAAGCTCAGGTAACAGTGCACAGTCACAATCAACTGTGAGCCTGCTGGGTGCTGGTGCTGGTCGTACTCTGGTACTGATCGACGGTAAGCGCATGGGTAGCTCTCCTTCACTGAACGGTGGTGGTGCCAACTTGAGCTCAATCCCGATGGCAGCGGTAGAGCGTATTGAAATTCTGAAAGATGGCGCTTCAGCTATCTATGGTTCTGACGCCATTGCGGGTGTTATCAACGTTATCCTGAAAAAAGACTTCGAAGGGGTGTCTTTCGATATTCAGGTAGGACGTCCTGAAGCAGAAGGTGCTGACTCTAAGCAAATGTCAATGGCATTTGGTGTAAGCTCTGACAAAGGTAACATTACTTTTGTTTACGATCATCAACAGCGTAACCCTATTTTTGACCGTGACCGCAGCTATACTGCCGCGTCAATGGAAGATAAAAACAAAGATGGCCTGATCTCTATTTATGATGAAACTGTCGGCATCAGCTATTCTGGCGCGACTGTTAAAGGTCCTAACGGCATGCTTGCATCTCCAAAGTGTGACGAGCTAACCAAGAATGTAGACGGCTTCGTAGGCGTACTTGATCAAGGTAGTGCATTAGGCGGTGTTGGCGGTGGCCAGGTTTGTGGTTATGCATATGCTGACGTTTCTGCCAACATGGCGTCGACTAAACGTGACTCGGCGATGGCGAGCATTACCTATGAACTCACTGATGACCTGGAGCTTTTCGGTCGTGCAATGTTCAGCCGTAACGATTCTTTTGGTCGTTATGCACCAGCAGCTGCAAACTGGAATGATATGGCAGCAGACAATGAACATAACCCTACTGGCGAAGTAACTAAAGGCTATTTCCGTTGGTATCAACTGGGTAACCGTGACGGTGAAGTAACGGATTACCAGCAAGATTACACTTTAGGCCTTAAAGGTGCCTTCGGTGATACGGCTGAGTGGGAAGTTTCTTACCACAAAGCACGCCTGGACTATCGCGATGTTGGCCGTTTTTATCTGAGCAAAGCGGGTCTGTCTCACAATACACTAAATGATATTGCGCTTGATTCAGAGCAAGGTATCGCCAACATGCGTGCCACAACTTACACAGAAAACCAAAGTGAACTAGATCACGTGTTTGCCGGTATCGGTTTTGAGTTTGGTGAGCTGGAAGGCGGTGCTATTGCCCACTATGTGGGTGGTGAATATTTCGATATGACGCTGAATTCTCGTTATGATGCACAAAACGAAGCTGGCTTGATTGGTGGTAGCGCTGGTAGTTCAGGTGCGGGTGAGCGTGATGTAACAGCCGTGTTCTATGAAGTGGCTTTCCCTATCCTTGATAACCTGACACTGAGCGCAGCATACCGTTATGATGACTACAGTGACTTTGGTGGTGAAGGTAACCCAAGCGTGAAGCTTGACTACCGTCCAATTGACGACTTGCTACTTCGTGCTTCTTACTCAGAAGGTTTCCGTGCACCATCTCTTAAAGAGCTAAATGCAGCTGATTCAACAGGCTTCCCGAAAGCAACTGACTATGTATTCTGTGATCAGCAAGGTATTGCTGCATCTGATTGTACTGAAGCAAGCTATGAAGAGCTACGTCAGGGCAATAAAGAGCTGGGTCCAGAAGAATCAAGCTACATGAACCTGGGTGTTGTTTACTCTGGCTTTGAAAATGTATCTATTAAAGTAGATTACTTCGAGCTTGAAGTAGAAAACTTGATTAGCCTTATTGAGGTTCAGGACTTAGTTGACCTACAGTCCGCAGGTGCATATGACGCACTGGTTGCTGAAAGACCAGCAGTTAAACTGGTTCGTAATGCTGACGGTTCAATCGATAAAGGTTACACACAGTATTCAAACGGTGCATTCATGTCGCGTAAAGGTTTCGACATTGATGTATCTTACAAGCTAGAGACCGCATATGGTGACTTCAAATTCAGAAATGTAACAACACTTCTGACAGAAGTTGGTGAAGATATTTACTTCAGTGGTCCAACAATCAATGCGAAGAAGGCACCAGAGCAGCCAGAGCTTCGTTCTCAGTTCACTGTGAACTATGCTGTTGATAACTACTCTGTTAACTGGACGACAGATCTGATCGACAACACGTATCAAACTGAGACTAAGCAGCGTCTTGATTCTGGTCAACATGTAGTAGAATACTCTGGAACTCTGCCTACTTATGTAACACATAACCTGAACATCAAATACTTCAGCGACGGTTACGGTACATTTACATTGGGTGCACGTAACCTGTTCGATAAAGGTGTAGTGTACAATAACAATGGTTTCTACGTAGATTACCCTCTGTATAACGCAGGTCACATTGGTCGTGAAATCTTCGGTGGATACCGCATCAGCTTCTAA
- a CDS encoding DNA polymerase II, translated as MAQAVYQGFILSRQQIHLNNRLHLCYWLKSAEGLLKVITEAQQAVLFLRTEEAEKAQALLAGQVKGVEFRPLALKHFDQSAVTGLYCPTLSSYYQCKEHLGAQVTLYEADIRHADRYLMERFIRGGAWVSGHAVNKGGYIEIQQARLKPAPHYVPELSMLSLDIECSGEGVLFSVGLVTQTQRSVIMIGGPQKSDVDVRWVDDELALLQALVEELNRLDPDVIIGWNVIEFDCVVLHERSEALGISLSIGRDGTPIQVSKGNFTRVLVAGRVVLDGIDTMKNATYHFETFKLSYVAQQVLGESKLLTQDERLEEIIRLFHHDKPALAAYNLQDCVLVWDIFTQLSLLEFAIARTQLTGLELERMGGSVAAFTNLYLPLLHRSGYIAPNLGEHGLTFDSPGGYVMDSRPGLYQNVLVLDFKSLYPSIIRTFHIDPMGLIEGLNSPDNAISGFNEGTFSRTYHHLPKLVAQLAKARQEAKDRGEKMLQQAIKIIMNSLYGVLGSRGCRFYDPRLSSSITLRGHEIMQTTRRWIEEMGYEVIYGDTDSTFVCVPESLSPALCQQLGERLMKEINQRWTQQVDSQFSLPSYLEIEFETHYSPFFMPTIRGQETGSKKRYVGQIQTERGAELVFKGLETVRSDWTEIAKEYQQAVIRALFDNEDVVAVTEQYIALINSGQVDNKLVYKKRLGKPLNAYVKNIPPHVRAAKEAHSRGSARNLGKGSQVAYYISTTGPRLIQGVLSNPDYSHYIEKQILPIYQMLPDVDLDAITLNGQRTLDWSSDL; from the coding sequence TTGGCACAAGCGGTATATCAGGGCTTTATCCTTTCACGGCAGCAAATCCACCTTAACAACCGGTTACACCTCTGTTATTGGCTGAAATCTGCCGAAGGCTTGTTAAAGGTGATCACCGAAGCACAACAAGCGGTGCTGTTTCTTCGCACAGAGGAGGCTGAAAAGGCGCAGGCTCTCCTGGCTGGGCAAGTCAAAGGGGTGGAGTTCCGACCGCTTGCACTTAAACACTTTGATCAATCTGCTGTGACGGGCCTCTATTGTCCTACATTGAGTAGCTACTACCAGTGCAAGGAGCATCTGGGCGCTCAGGTGACCTTATATGAAGCTGACATTCGTCATGCGGATCGTTATCTGATGGAGCGCTTTATACGCGGTGGTGCCTGGGTATCCGGTCATGCAGTAAACAAAGGCGGCTATATTGAGATCCAGCAAGCGCGCCTGAAACCGGCACCACATTATGTTCCTGAGTTGTCTATGTTGTCGCTGGATATAGAATGTAGTGGTGAGGGGGTGTTGTTTTCTGTTGGCTTGGTGACGCAAACGCAGCGGAGCGTCATCATGATTGGAGGTCCCCAGAAAAGTGATGTGGATGTCCGCTGGGTTGATGATGAATTGGCTCTGTTGCAGGCATTAGTCGAGGAACTCAACCGCCTTGATCCAGACGTGATCATTGGCTGGAACGTGATTGAGTTCGACTGTGTAGTACTTCATGAGCGCTCAGAAGCATTGGGTATCTCATTGAGTATTGGTCGAGATGGCACCCCGATACAGGTATCCAAAGGGAATTTTACCCGCGTGCTGGTAGCAGGTCGGGTGGTGCTGGATGGCATAGATACGATGAAGAATGCCACTTACCATTTTGAAACTTTTAAGTTGAGCTATGTTGCCCAGCAGGTACTTGGAGAAAGCAAGTTACTCACTCAGGATGAAAGGCTGGAAGAGATCATCCGCCTGTTCCATCATGATAAGCCTGCGCTTGCAGCCTATAATCTGCAAGATTGTGTATTGGTCTGGGATATTTTTACCCAGTTGTCTTTGCTTGAGTTCGCTATTGCCCGGACTCAGTTAACTGGCCTTGAGCTGGAACGTATGGGTGGCTCCGTAGCTGCATTTACAAACTTGTATCTGCCATTATTACATCGCAGCGGTTATATCGCGCCCAATTTAGGTGAGCATGGCCTGACATTCGACAGCCCTGGAGGATACGTGATGGATTCGCGGCCAGGGTTATATCAAAATGTGCTGGTGCTGGACTTTAAAAGCCTTTACCCCTCTATTATACGTACATTCCATATCGATCCTATGGGACTCATCGAAGGGCTCAACTCTCCTGACAATGCAATTAGCGGGTTCAATGAAGGTACTTTTTCCAGAACCTATCATCATTTACCTAAGCTGGTAGCCCAGCTGGCAAAAGCCCGGCAGGAAGCCAAAGATCGTGGCGAAAAAATGCTGCAACAGGCCATCAAGATCATTATGAATAGCTTGTATGGGGTGCTGGGGTCTCGGGGGTGCCGATTCTATGACCCGCGTTTGTCCAGCTCCATCACCCTGCGTGGTCACGAAATTATGCAGACCACACGTCGCTGGATTGAAGAAATGGGCTACGAGGTGATCTACGGTGATACAGATTCAACCTTTGTATGCGTACCAGAGTCTTTGTCTCCTGCGCTGTGCCAGCAGCTCGGTGAGCGCCTGATGAAAGAGATTAATCAGCGCTGGACGCAGCAGGTTGACAGCCAGTTTAGTTTACCCAGTTATCTGGAAATTGAGTTTGAAACCCACTATAGCCCGTTCTTTATGCCGACCATCCGAGGTCAGGAAACGGGATCCAAAAAGCGTTATGTCGGTCAGATCCAAACCGAGCGGGGGGCTGAGTTGGTGTTCAAAGGGTTGGAGACGGTGCGCAGTGACTGGACTGAGATTGCCAAAGAGTATCAGCAGGCGGTGATCCGGGCCTTATTTGATAATGAAGATGTGGTTGCGGTAACGGAGCAATACATCGCATTGATCAACAGCGGTCAGGTTGATAATAAGTTGGTCTATAAAAAACGCCTGGGCAAACCGCTGAATGCCTATGTTAAAAATATCCCGCCTCATGTAAGGGCAGCGAAAGAAGCTCACAGTCGTGGGTCTGCGAGAAACCTGGGTAAAGGGAGTCAGGTTGCCTACTATATAAGTACAACAGGTCCGAGGCTGATACAGGGGGTGTTATCTAACCCGGATTACAGCCACTATATAGAAAAACAGATTTTACCCATTTACCAGATGCTACCGGATGTTGACCTGGATGCCATTACCTTAAATGGTCAGCGAACGCTGGATTGGTCCTCAGATTTGTAA
- the dinG gene encoding ATP-dependent DNA helicase DinG, translating to MLSDSLKKTIRQAHTNIAEQLEGYRPRAGQNYLVAEIAKTLGGDYHKSQRVCVIEAGTGTGKSLAYCLGALPMALAKKKKLIISTATVALQEQLLNKELPFFREHSGLDFKFDLVKGRQRYICVQKLLAAVSGEETQMSLMPTTSAPLSAMEQRCLQELAKAYQDKRWQGDRDRWADTIPDKVWNLIACDKHACQRQLKSHNLCPFHLARQKIAQMDVLVINHALLLADLELGGGTILSDPEDTFYVIDEAHHLPHITRDFSSAAATIKGTIEWLDKLLKFSGKMANVVVSQKAIGQNFKLNDAANDANKVLRQVRDMLDQSDYSYNDDDTHRFLHGEVPEQLKARAKDIADATQDALRALSKMHDALTLDVNDGDVQGFIADPILAESGQYINRLEQLNKLWFSYATKGEGTPHARWIKRLDYKHHHDYLLCDCPIEVGFYLKDHLWRECAGAVLCSATLSAMGNFDHFARESGLSNEPGVKYIKADSPFDYAKQAQLHIPQTKTDPTDKAFSDYLAEALPDFLDKKKANLVLFASYWQMDHVVAKLRKQDWQILVQGELSREELLKRHQTSIDLGAGSILFGTQSLSEGLDLPGKYLENLVITKIPFAVPTSPVEEAQAEFIQSKGGNPFLSITVPDAAKKLVQSCGRLLRKETDSGRITILDRRLVTKRYGKAMLDTLPPFAKQID from the coding sequence ATGCTGTCAGATTCTTTAAAAAAAACCATCCGCCAGGCACACACCAACATTGCTGAACAACTGGAAGGCTATCGCCCTCGCGCCGGGCAAAATTATCTGGTCGCAGAAATCGCTAAAACGCTGGGAGGCGACTACCACAAGTCTCAGCGTGTTTGCGTCATTGAAGCAGGAACCGGCACAGGTAAATCGCTGGCTTACTGCCTGGGCGCACTTCCCATGGCATTGGCAAAAAAGAAAAAGCTGATCATCTCGACTGCAACGGTAGCGCTGCAGGAGCAGTTGCTGAATAAAGAGCTGCCTTTTTTTAGAGAGCACTCCGGGCTCGACTTCAAATTTGACCTGGTTAAAGGGCGCCAGCGCTACATCTGTGTACAAAAACTACTGGCTGCCGTGAGCGGCGAAGAAACACAAATGTCCCTGATGCCCACCACCAGTGCACCTCTATCTGCCATGGAACAACGCTGTTTACAGGAACTGGCGAAAGCCTATCAGGATAAACGCTGGCAGGGAGACAGAGATAGGTGGGCAGATACCATTCCCGACAAAGTCTGGAACCTCATTGCCTGTGATAAGCATGCCTGCCAACGACAATTGAAATCTCATAATCTGTGCCCTTTTCACCTTGCTAGACAAAAAATTGCCCAAATGGATGTATTGGTGATCAATCACGCCTTGTTACTGGCTGATCTGGAACTCGGAGGCGGTACAATTTTAAGCGATCCCGAAGATACCTTTTACGTCATTGATGAAGCCCACCATTTGCCGCATATTACCCGCGACTTTTCATCGGCTGCCGCAACCATTAAAGGCACCATAGAATGGCTCGATAAGCTACTCAAATTCAGCGGCAAAATGGCCAATGTCGTGGTCTCTCAAAAAGCCATCGGACAGAACTTTAAACTCAACGATGCCGCCAATGACGCCAATAAGGTGTTACGTCAGGTCAGAGACATGCTGGATCAATCTGACTACAGCTATAATGATGATGACACGCACCGCTTCTTACATGGTGAAGTGCCAGAGCAACTCAAAGCACGGGCCAAAGACATTGCCGATGCAACTCAGGATGCACTTCGGGCACTGAGCAAAATGCATGATGCGCTAACACTGGATGTGAATGACGGAGATGTACAGGGGTTCATTGCCGATCCCATCTTGGCCGAAAGCGGCCAGTATATTAATCGTCTGGAGCAGCTCAACAAGCTGTGGTTCAGCTACGCAACAAAAGGCGAAGGCACTCCTCATGCTCGCTGGATCAAACGTCTCGACTACAAACATCACCATGACTATCTATTGTGCGACTGCCCGATAGAAGTTGGATTTTACCTCAAAGATCACCTCTGGCGTGAGTGCGCCGGAGCCGTGCTGTGTTCTGCTACCCTCAGTGCCATGGGCAACTTTGATCACTTCGCGCGCGAAAGTGGGCTTAGTAATGAGCCCGGCGTCAAATACATCAAAGCCGACTCACCATTTGATTATGCTAAACAGGCGCAGCTGCATATTCCCCAAACTAAAACCGATCCCACCGATAAAGCGTTTAGCGACTATCTGGCCGAGGCTCTGCCTGATTTCCTGGACAAGAAGAAAGCCAATCTGGTGCTGTTTGCTTCCTACTGGCAGATGGATCACGTGGTAGCTAAGCTGCGAAAACAAGACTGGCAGATTCTGGTACAAGGCGAACTATCACGGGAAGAACTATTAAAGCGTCATCAGACATCTATCGACCTGGGCGCGGGCAGTATTTTATTTGGTACTCAAAGCCTGTCAGAAGGACTCGATTTGCCAGGCAAATATCTCGAAAACCTGGTAATCACTAAAATCCCCTTTGCCGTGCCAACCTCTCCGGTTGAAGAAGCGCAGGCTGAATTTATTCAGTCAAAGGGCGGCAACCCGTTTTTATCTATCACTGTGCCGGATGCTGCCAAGAAATTAGTCCAAAGCTGTGGTAGACTGCTGCGCAAAGAAACGGATTCTGGCCGCATCACCATACTTGACAGACGCCTGGTTACTAAACGATACGGCAAGGCGATGCTGGATACGCTGCCACCCTTTGCGAAACAAATAGACTAA
- a CDS encoding TSUP family transporter, protein MLEFALDPATWALLCTVALAAGFIDAIAGGGGMLTVPALLTAGLPPHVALGTNKLAASFGSLTASFTYYKQNLFNPRFWAASVLATAIGAALGTLLVDSLSIEFLNKLIPVIILLVALYSLFGKMSHSDSIDLPKKTGVLKVKQWLQGLSLGFFDGLAGPGTGTFWTASNDMLYKMSLLLNCGLARSMNFVSNFISLITFVALGHVNFLLGLTMGTFLMLGAWLGAHSAIKFGSRLIKPLFNAVVIVLTAKLIFEAYMV, encoded by the coding sequence ATGCTCGAATTTGCTTTAGACCCAGCTACCTGGGCGTTACTATGTACAGTTGCACTAGCCGCTGGTTTTATTGATGCGATTGCCGGTGGTGGCGGCATGCTCACAGTACCTGCCTTACTCACAGCAGGCCTGCCACCTCACGTGGCACTGGGCACCAACAAATTGGCAGCCAGCTTCGGCTCGTTAACCGCCAGCTTCACCTATTACAAACAAAACCTCTTTAACCCAAGGTTTTGGGCCGCCTCCGTATTGGCCACGGCCATTGGTGCTGCACTGGGCACTTTACTGGTTGATTCACTGAGCATCGAATTTCTCAATAAGCTCATTCCGGTCATCATTTTGCTGGTTGCTTTGTACAGCCTGTTTGGCAAAATGAGTCACAGCGACTCCATCGACTTACCGAAAAAAACCGGTGTGCTGAAAGTCAAACAGTGGCTACAAGGCTTGTCTCTGGGCTTTTTCGATGGTCTCGCTGGGCCCGGCACCGGCACTTTTTGGACTGCATCTAATGACATGCTATACAAAATGAGTCTATTACTTAATTGTGGCCTGGCACGTTCGATGAACTTTGTCTCGAACTTCATTTCCCTGATCACGTTTGTCGCATTGGGCCATGTCAATTTTCTGCTGGGACTGACCATGGGCACATTTCTGATGCTGGGCGCCTGGCTTGGTGCACATTCAGCGATAAAATTTGGCAGCCGACTGATTAAACCCTTGTTTAATGCTGTGGTGATCGTGTTGACCGCTAAGTTGATATTTGAGGCATACATGGTATGA